Proteins from a genomic interval of Paenibacillus lentus:
- the mgtE gene encoding magnesium transporter, protein MIDLNQMRLKILTADQDQMLSFVEAFRPIDLAESLEKLKSEEQLRLMELLPPLVSAEILEFVEPLLQYQILHHLNVELTSNILNELPSDVVADMMLAIHRYQADKLLDLLPEDYRERIQELMTFPEETAGSLATIDYIAAPGQWTMEMTLEHIRKVGHEAEITAYIYVTGMKGELLGVVSLRKIILANPHTRLQEIADEPISVPATMGQEETAELLSRYDWVALPVVDGQQRLIGVVTVDDLIDVMQEEATEDIQMLGGSQPLEDVYFKTSVFHLFRKRIFWLLILFVAEAYTGTVLRHYEDTLTEVISLAFFIPLLIGTGGNTGTQTVSTLVRALAVGEVHFRDLFRVVKKELMTGLMTGSTIFVIAFLRAWMLGVELNVGLVVGITALMIVIWASLVAAVLPLILHKLKADPAVISGPFITTLVDGTGLVIYFSVAKILLNL, encoded by the coding sequence ATGATCGATCTTAATCAAATGCGGCTAAAGATCTTGACGGCAGATCAAGATCAGATGCTTTCATTTGTGGAAGCTTTCAGACCGATTGATTTGGCAGAAAGTTTGGAGAAATTAAAATCGGAGGAGCAATTGAGGCTAATGGAGCTGTTGCCTCCGCTCGTATCTGCGGAAATATTGGAGTTTGTGGAGCCACTGCTTCAATATCAAATTTTGCATCACTTGAACGTCGAACTAACTTCGAACATTCTTAATGAGCTGCCTAGTGATGTTGTAGCGGATATGATGCTGGCGATTCATCGATATCAGGCGGATAAATTGCTTGATCTGCTGCCGGAAGATTATCGCGAACGAATTCAGGAATTAATGACGTTTCCGGAAGAAACAGCGGGGAGCCTGGCAACCATTGATTATATCGCCGCCCCGGGGCAGTGGACGATGGAAATGACGCTGGAGCATATACGCAAAGTTGGACACGAGGCAGAGATCACCGCGTATATTTATGTAACCGGAATGAAGGGGGAATTGCTGGGAGTTGTTTCGCTGAGAAAAATCATACTGGCCAATCCACATACCCGGCTGCAGGAAATCGCAGATGAACCTATTTCCGTACCGGCTACGATGGGGCAGGAGGAAACAGCAGAGCTGCTATCTCGTTACGACTGGGTTGCTCTGCCAGTGGTGGATGGGCAGCAGCGCTTGATCGGCGTCGTTACCGTGGATGATTTGATTGATGTCATGCAGGAGGAGGCGACGGAGGATATTCAGATGTTGGGCGGAAGCCAGCCGCTCGAGGATGTTTATTTTAAGACCTCCGTATTCCACCTGTTCCGCAAAAGAATTTTTTGGCTTCTCATACTATTTGTTGCCGAGGCCTATACGGGTACTGTCTTGAGGCATTATGAGGATACGTTGACCGAAGTCATTTCACTCGCTTTTTTCATTCCGCTGCTCATCGGCACCGGAGGCAATACTGGAACTCAGACGGTATCGACGCTTGTACGCGCTCTGGCCGTAGGGGAGGTGCATTTCCGCGATTTGTTCCGCGTCGTTAAGAAGGAACTGATGACAGGACTGATGACAGGCTCGACGATTTTTGTCATCGCCTTTCTTCGTGCTTGGATGCTTGGCGTGGAGCTTAACGTGGGCTTAGTCGTCGGTATTACGGCTTTGATGATCGTGATATGGGCGTCCTTGGTCGCAGCCGTATTACCACTAATATTGCATAAGCTGAAGGCGGATCCGGCAGTAATATCAGGACCATTTATTACAACATTAGTCGATGGTACTGGCTTGGTTATATATTTTAGTGTGGCCAAAATATTACTCAATCTCTAG